TGCCCTCTGGGGAAAGGGTCTCGAACCGTGAGCACCAGCAGCCGGAAGGCAGCGAGAACGCGGGGAGGCCTTAGAGACTTTCGGAGAATTTTGGGGGGCCCCAGCGGCCTCTACTTGGGCGGGTGCGTCCGGATGCGTCCACAGCCCGGCGAAGTACAGGCTGGCAGGTCAGTGCCTGGACACCCCCTCCCCTCATCACCGccagcaccaccagcaccaccactacCCTGGCCTGGCTGAGGCTGAGCGCCCGGGCAGGCGGTCTCTCCCACACCCCCTGGCTCTTCCCTCTAGCCGCCGCCTCCGACCCCGCCCGCGGTCCCAGGCTCAGATACGGTCCAGCCCGCGGCCCAGGGTGGACCCTCCCTCTCCTTAAGCACCCGGTGCGCTTCCGGCTGCCACGTGCGGCCGCAGACACTGGGAGGTCCAGTGGGCGGAGGGGCGGCCGCTGACCCTACCAGGCCGGAACGTAGCATCGGGCCGATCCGGGTTGGAACCCGCGGCCCGGGCGTTGGCACCGCAGTTTGGAGAGGACCGAAGTCcggcctctttttctctctacgAGGCGTGCAGTCCTTCACTTACCAGGAAGAGGAGCTCCCGTGGGGAAACAGGATCGGAGATCTTGCCTCTACCGTATTCTCCCTCAGACGACTGGAAGAAGTAACTGTGTTTTTAAAACCCATCCCCGAGCTCAGACTCTGGCTGCTTTCGATCCCCGAAACTCCCCTGGGCAGGGCGAGAGGCGGCAGTAGTTGCCTGGGCCTCACTCTTGGTCCTGTCTTTTCCCGACAGAGGGGCAAGTTGGAGGAATCTCTTCTTAACATTCTCGTCGGCAACTCTAGTCTCCCTGAAAGCGCCTGAGAATAGCAGGACCCCTCTCCCGCACATACACACGCCCCTCTCAACCCACCCTCGCGCTCCCGTCCCATCTGCGGTCGTCGCTGACCTGCAGGACCGGGAAGCAGGGGCGCGGCGGAGCCGCCCGGGACGTCGGTCCGGGTTGGAGAGCCGGGGGGTCCCCACTCCCCGCACAGCCTGTGGCGCCTGGGTCCGGGCGCGGTCTGCCAGGGCCACGCGGGGGCGGCCTCGGAAGGATCCAGATTCCAGTTCCTTCCCCGCATCTCTTCCCAGACCCCGCTGGTGCCAGGAGAGGCACGCCGCAGGTGATCGCCCGAAGCACTGGGACCGCTGACAGATTTATGAAGATTTTACGGCATCTGGCCGGGGCCCGCAAGGGCAGGGAAGGAGTCCAGCCAAAGGGGCGCGCTAAGTTCCCCAGCCGCGCGTCGGGACCCGGCCGTCTCTGAAGTTCCCGGGCCCCGACTCCCCTCGGGCCCGTGCACAGGTCTGTCCCCGCCAGTGTCGAGCGTACGGAGTCTCTCCACCCCTCGAAGCCCCCTCCTTCATACGCTCCCGTCCAGCCAGCTTCTAGTCTCCCACTGAGTAAATATTTACCCGGAGAACGGGTCGCTCCTCTGAGAACTAGACAGCGCCCTGGGAAGGGCTTTTGGCTTCTTCCCGGCCTGTGTCAGCGGCAGGACTTACTTGTGTTTTGGTCTTAAATTTCTTTCGCCGAAATTCTTCCGATCTCTGTGTGATCTCCTGGGTTCGGAGGGGGCAGTAACCAGAGGGCGCTGACCTCAACTGacccttcctttttctctgcatcccTACGCTCATCATCAGTCGAGGCTTATTGGCCCttactgtttctctctttctcccctcgCCCCACACCACCAAACCCTCTTTTCCGTTTTAGGTCACTGTCTTTCGCCGGGTCTCAGGCTACCTGGCCACAGTGCTCAGAGTGCGTccgggcagggaggtggggagggaggagtctgCATCAGCTCCTTCATCTAGGGTTGGGCGCCTCTGTCTGCCCCCTGAAGCTTCGACTCCTCTTGCCCCCGAGCCCCGGCCTCAGGTTGCCGCTGAGAATTAGTGCTCCCGAACAAGATCCTTCTCTCGCTCTCGGGAATGCGCTGAGCTGAGAGTGCCGAAGATCCGCTCTCGCCAGCGTTAGAGGGCCTGTTGGGCCGAAAGAGACGCGGAGCAGGGGACCGAGACCGCGCGCGACcacaggtggaagaggagaggcaGCAGCAAAGTTGgcgtgtgtgtcagtcgctcagtcatgtccgactctttgagaccccatagactgtagcccgccaagctcctctgtccggagaattctccaggcaagaatactggagtgggttgccattttattctccaggggatcttcctgacccagggatcgaacccaggtctctcgcattgtggCAGATTcctcaccgtctgagccaccagggaagcccaaaccggTTGGAGAGTCCGGGgaaatatgaggaaactgagggattTGGGGGCGAACGAGAGGGTGTTGCGTGTTAGGTCCTCCTAGCCAGAGCGCCCAACAATACGAGTTTCTGGATCATGCCAGGCTGGTGCTGCAGAACTGTTAAAGCCCTGTAAAGAAGAACACTGCGGCACTGGATCTTGGCCAATTAGAAGGCGATCGGCCTTCTAATGTTTATCGACATTACAGCCCAGAAAAGTCCGAGAAGCCCTCACTGAACTGGGCATAGAGACTGCGCAGGGGTCGCTACTCGATGTGGTGAGAGGGAAGAGGAGTCAGAGGAACTCTGGATCAAGATGACCAGCACGTTCATTCCTTCGCACAAGCTTAAGGCAAAATCGTATGCTCCCCTCAGATGTCGCAGACTCAAATCGCCCCACAGCGATCTGCTGCTTTTCAAATTTGGGATCCACAAAGGCCCTCCGAGTTGTAGAATACCTGTACTACATGTAGATGCCACGTAACAGGTATTGGGGGATCAGACCCTGGTGAAATCGCTGTCAAGTCAAACTTGGAGATTTTAAACAACTGAAACAGAAACAACAACCGCAAAGGCAGACAAGTTCAAGTATGTCTAGTTGTGGGACTTTCCACAAGAAGCTGGTTGTGAAGAATTAAGGATGTTTGACTTCACTGTTCCTTGATCTTTCAAATCCTTCATACCTGTACATTTCAACTAAGAGTGCACCCCTGCTATGGAAGTGTGAGGATCTGGAGATTACTGCTCATTTCAAAAAGCACTGCTGATGATGAGTTTTCCTGGGCTCTTGTCACTTACTGGCCTAGACTGGGGCCCAGTCACCTTCCCTATGTGTAAACCAGAGCCCATCCCTCAGGACTGAAACTTTTGCGCACCAGAGGAGGTAACCTTATGGCTGTCAAGAGGCAGTGTCAATAGCCTCGACCCGGCAGCAGTGCAAACTCCCAGgttcattaaaaatgtttcccGCCTTGGTTTTAATTTTGATTCGCATTCTCCATAAACCCATACGCAAAATGTGAATAACTTTGACTGCTAAAAAGACTACTGTACACTTTACCTTAGACTTAGCATGAATTAGGAAGGTAGGCTTAACTGCAGGGCCTCTGGCAGCTAGTGAGATGAGGGAATCACATACATGCATGTGCAGGTTCGGTGTTCACGTTCTTAGGAACGAGTCTGTTTCATATTTAAACACAAGCCCTTTGCGGTGGTTCATTGGTGGGGGAAAACCGGCGAATGTCGTTGGCACCAAGGGCCAGCGAACCAGCAACATGGCTGAGCTCTCCAGCGCACTGGGTTCCGCAGAGAGTGCCCCGTGCCTGTCAGTGGTTGAAGTTGGCTATGCGCTCGCTGTAGTCGCGTGTAATTACGTTCCTGCTTGGAGCCTAGGCTAATGTTTGACCCCGCGTTCCTGGATGAATTCTCTAGAGTCTGTTGTGGGGAGTTAGTCACCAGGCGAGGAGAGCGGTGTCTACCTGGAGGTAACAGTGGCCTCCTTCTCTGGCTCCTGCtcgtgtttagtcgctcagtttcgtgtccgactctttgcgaccctttggctAGGTCTCCCCTGCGCTCCTTGTCTCTCCGACGGCCTACATTCTCACACCTGCGCTCTGGTCTCCCGGCGTAGGATGCAGTACTGTAAGATCCGCTGGTAACAGCCATCCTCTCTTGACAACCTCTTGAAGCTTACATGACAGGCTATTCTAAGAACCCTCACCATGGCCACCATCAAAGACGGTGGCGCTCACCTCCCACTTAGAGTTTTAACTTAAATTCTGAGATGTCTGCCTTCCCCCCAAAGAACTTTTCTCGGCCCCTTCTCCCTTCGAGTCTCTCGTATTCAGACCAGAAGCTTTCGATTGCTTATTCAGCATTTTTAAGAGCCCGATTTTGCTGTTTGCGCTGCCCCTGGGAAGGTGTCAAACACCTCTTTTCATTGTATTTAGTCACCCAGGTGCAGAGCGAGATTGAAAGAGACAGCGGAAGAACTTTCCCGGACTGTGCTGTCGCTCAACGGGCCAAACCAATCATCACGCAGGTTGCCTCCGGGCCCTCCTCTTTGGGGGCGTGCCCCTAGTGAGTGATAGACGGAGCCGCCCGGCCCCGCTCAGCCCAGCCCACGTTGCTGCTTAGATTGAAATGCAGAACTCAAGCCTCTTTCAGCGGGGCACAGACTTCCTTTTACTCCTTCCTTTTGCACTCTCGCCGCCTCCTCCCGGGGAGACGCGGAGGCACCGGCGGCCCGGGGCAGCAGCACGACGGGCCACTAAGGCCACACGAAGAGTTTCTTTCTGGGAGTGCGGAACTGGGGCCCGGTTGGTGTACTGCTCGGAGCAATGGGTGAGTGGCGGCGGGGTACGCTGTCAGAGtcgggaagggagggagggagcgagcgggcgagggagggagggagggcgcgCACCACTGAGCGCTCACACTCTCCTTATTGACTTTGCTCGTGTTCCTACAAGTTGTAGGAACACGCTAAGGGTCAGCGGCTCGCAGCAGTTCAGTCTGAACGCTGGCTACTGGGTTGCTGCTGTTGATGCCATTTTCTGATTTCAAGACTAGGGAGCGGTGGCATCAGCAAGCCCCGCGCCCCGGTGGCGGACCAAATTTTGTTTCGCGTACACAGGGTAAAAAAgccaaccaggaaaaaaaaaaaaaaagactatgtcTAATTGCGCAGGTCCCTAGGCGGGGCGCTGGGGATCAAGGGGGAGCGGCCCAAGGACATTAGCGCCGAGTGGGCGAGAAGGAGCCGCTTTGCAGCGTCAAGACCGACTTCCTCGCCTGCTTCGGAGGCTTTTGAACACTCGGAGAGGCCCTGCGTCTCACCACTTTATTTGCTTGTATCCGCCGCAGGCACTGCCGTAATGAGGGAGGAGGGTCTGACTCAACCGCGGTTCCTCAAGGCTTGGGGACCGTATGGTTTGGTGAAAGCCCGGGTCCTTAGTCCCAGGCGGGTGCCTCCGTCTTGCCCCCTGACGCGCGCGGAGGCCGAGTGGCAAGCGGTTGTCCCAAACTGTGGGTGCGCGTCCCCGCGCGCCGTGTGTTCGTTTTGCAGAGCCAGCCTTTGGGGAGGTAAACCAGTTGGGAGGAGTATTCGTGAACGGGAGGCCGCTGCCCAACGCCATCCGGCTTCGCATAGTGGAGCTGGCCCAACTGGGCATCCGACCGTGTGACATCAGCCGCCAGCTACGGGTGTCGCACGGCTGCGTCAGCAAGATCCTGGCTCGCTACAATGAGACAGGCTCGATCTTGCCAGGAGCCATTGGGGGCAGCAAGCCTCGGGTCACCACCCCCACCGTGGTGAAGCACATCCGGACCTACAAACAGAGAGACCCCGGCATCTTCGCCTGGGAGATAAGGGACCGCCTACTGGCGGACGGCGTGTGTGACAAGTACAACGTGCCCTCGGTGAGCTCCATCAGCCGCATCCTGCGCAACAAGATCGGCAACTTGGCCCAACAGGGCCATTACGACTCCTACAAGCAGCACCAACCGGCGCCGCAGCCGGCGCTACCCTATAACCACATCTACTCGTACCCCAGCCCCATCACGGCGGCCGCCGCTAAGGTGCCCACGCCGCCGGGGGTGCCAGCCATCCCCGGCTCAGTGGCCATGCCGCGCACCTGGCCCTCCTCGCACTCCGTCACCGACATCCTGGGCATTCGCTCCATCACCGACCAAGGTAAGGGCCCGGGGCCCGGATATGGGATTGTGCAGAGCTTCGCTCCGCACCCTCTCAGGGGTTACCGCATCTGCGCCTCCAGGGGCTTGCGTCTGTCCCACCCCCTGAGACGTTTCCCTTTGGAAACGTCAGGAGTCCTCCCAGGGGGTGTCCTGATCTCATTAACGTGAAATTCATGCCCTTCGTTTCCTTGCCACACACAGTCTACTGCCTCATCTCAAACTACCAGATCCATAACATCCCCCATCCCCAACACATGGTTCGCATTTCCACCCTCCCCCGCCTCTCGCGCCGCGGCAGCCTCGGACCAGCCCGCTCACTTGGAGAGCGCGGCCGGGGCCGGACTTGGGGCGCAGCCTGAGAGGCCCGAGCGGGCGTGGAGCTGCCGGCTGCAGACGCGGCTTCGGGCGGCTTGTTTGGGGGAGTCGGGGACTCTGTAGACATTGCAGTATTCTTCTTGCATTCTGGCAATCAGACCAAATTTGCTCAGGCAGGAAGTTCAAATGTCACCTAATTGGTTTCATTCTTATGCTTCACTTCATTTTCCTCGGAAACGGAGGTCCCGAAGTTACTATTAGTAACTTGCATGTTAGAGCATTGCTCATTCTGGGActaattttctgctttatttctctctttctcccgcTCTCCTCCTCCCCGCCACCGGACACTTTTTACCTTAACAGATTTTAGCACATATATATCCTAGGAAGTGGCGCCAACCACCGCTATAATGAAGGGAAAATGCACGGCGATTCCACGCTGGCCTCTCTTCTGTTCTTTGCCGTTTTCCCCGCGCCTGCCGCTTCTCTTTAGGGTCCGCCAGTCCCAGGGAATGCTAGTGGACATCCCGTCCCTGCATGTTTTCAGTGGTGCCACCCCActgttcctttcctttctcaccCTTGACCTTGCGTGTTTTGTCTTATTCTGCTGCTAAGGATGATTCCCCGCGCCGTTATGTTCAGTCGGGCTTccgcaggagacccgagtttgttttcttttactgcgttgttaaaacagaataaaacaaaacacaaaacagtgtTAACTTCTTTCTCAGTAGGGAGAAAACAAAGTCAAAAATGCCCTAGACGCAGAATTTAAATAATGCAGAGATAAAGAGCCTATCTTCTTAATTTCTCaaccaaaactttaaaaagagctgggggtgggaaattaaataggaaaaggggAAATAGTTCATTTAATTATTTCCTGCCTTTCTCAGTTGCCACCACATTGGcacaattatctttttaaataattaaccaTAGCCCTGATTTCTCATCTTCTTGTTTTCTGTGACTTTACAGGATCCTTCTAAGGGCCCAGTTTTGTCTTATTTGGAGCTGGCTGGAGCTTTAGTTGGAGAGAGTTTGCCCTTGATTTATAGGATAAACTGACCTCACTGACATTTAAAGGAAGCCCCTGTTCATGGGAAAGTGTGAGATCAGCAGAAATGGGGGCGCGCAGGGGGATCTCAATTTCTTAAGATAACTTCAGGCTTGTGCCCACCGATTGCCTTTTGTCTGGGAAGGCAAGGAAAGACTGGCAGTTCTGGGCCAAAATACTATTTCCTGGTGCAAATTGGAACACAATCTTAATTCTTTGGCGAGGGGGAGGCATAGTGAAAAAAGACTGACAGAGTTGAAAAGAAAACCTTTCTTCCCTAGGGAACCTACAATCAGACCAGATGTCAGTTGGAAAAGTATTAGATTATGGAGAGAAGCAACTCTTCATTCTACATATTGTTGATTCTGGATGCCAGCTTTAAACAACCTGTTTTCTGACAAATCTGTgaatataaaatgattatttctaCAAATGATCTTTCCTCAAAATGATTGCCCTGCTTTGAAGCTCAGTATCAGATGGAAGTGTTTAAGATCGTAGGAGTAGCTTTGTCAAACTTCCGTCCTCCACCCATGGGTCCCAAAGACAAACTGCTCCTAGTTTTCAAATATCTTCTCTTTAAAATTGTACTTGCTCACTTAAAGGTGCCGATGATTTAACATGCACACCTCTTGGTATTGTGGTGATCGGTTTACATCATATAATTTTCTTTGCGGCTCTATAAAGAGCATAAAGCATAGTTGACAGCTTTACCTCTTTTCCAAAACACTTAATTCCTCTTTAATTTTCCTAaccttttgtttctttgaaaaagtaAACCTATGACCTTACCTCTGACACTGGTGGCACTTACAGTGGTAATTGTACTGTTTGTTTATTGAGTCATATGCACATAACCTCAGTATTTAATGTGTAGAGATAGAGCACGAAGGGTAGTCACACACAAGGTAGGCACACACCTATGCACTCATGCTTTGCATGTATATTGTGGGCATCCTTTAGTCATTTGTTTGCAGAAGACtttacaggtcttttgtttcatCTGTTGACTTAAGTACGAGATCCGCACAGCACAGTGAACACTTTCTGGACGTTTCTGAGCGCCAGAACAGGCATAGTTAGGCCAGCACGACCCTTTCTCCCGCACCAGTGTCAGGTTTTTGTCAACCCCAGTCGACCCTGGGTTAGTACTGGGGAGAACGGGGCGTCCAGTTTCACGCGTTCTTTCCCCGATTTAAGAAAATTCGGGGGAAACTTCAGATTCCTTCCACTCGTTTCCCCAGGGGAGCGAGGATGGGAGGAGGTAATCAAAGGCcggttaaaagagaaaaaaaaaaaaatgtcttcccGCGGGCGTGGGGCAGAGAGCGGGGAGAGGCCTACTCCGAGGCGTCACCTGGGCCGGGCCCTGGGCTGCCGGCCGGAGAGGCGGGCCCCGCACCCCTTGGAGGCGGAGGGCAGGGGGCCGACCGAGGTCGCGGCCCCGGCGCTCGCGGGTCGCGGGTTCGGAGCAGGTCTCAGGAGGGGGCGCGCGGTCGGCCCTCCAGCCTGAcggcctctcctcctccccccaggaGTGAGCGACAGCTCCCCCTACCACAGCCCCAAGGTCGAGGAGTGGAGCAGCCTGGGCCGCAGCAACttccccgccgccgccccgcaCGCGGTCAACGGGCTGGAGAAGGGGGCCTTGGAGCAGGAAGCCAAGTACGCGCAGGTGAGGAGGCGGGGGCCCCGCCGGGTGGGCCGCGGGGGTTTGGGCGACGGAGGCCCGGGCTCCTCTCGGAGCCTCGACCGAGGGGAGGCCCTGGCCGCCTCCCCGTGACGGCCACGAGCCCCGGGcgagggcggcgggggcgggaCGACGCCCAGACGCGCGAGGGCGGGGTGAGGCCTCGACCCCTCGGCCGGGGCCCCGGAGCGGCGGCCCCGGAAGCGCCTCGGGGCCTGTTGGCCAAACGGCTTGCGCCCCGAGCCCTCTCCGCGGCTCGAGTCGGGGCCACATTCACCCGGGACGGGACGGCGTCTCCGAGGGGCCAGGCGAGCGGCCGTGGGCTCCCAGCTGCGCGCGGCGAGCGGCCTGCACGCCCGAGGGCGCGGCGCCGCGGCTCCTCCCGCACGGACGGTCCGCGGCTCCGCGGGCACAGGCGCGCGTGGCGGGCCCCGCGACGGCGAGTAGAGGGCAGCCAGAGAAACTTCAGACAGTTCCCGCGCCCCGATTAAAGGTCACGTCGTCATCTCCCCAGGGAGGTTAGTGAGAAAACCTCAAATTATACGGACTGGCTGTCGAccgtttaatttttctttccctctgtccctccctcgACTCtccaaaagaaaacttaaaacaccccgtgttgttgttgttgttttttcttttccttgagaaaAGCGAAACAACCATAACAACAAAAGCCCCAGAGTTTTGAGTCTAAATTCATCACCACGGTGGAGTCAGGAGTTCCAAGCtctcaaaaaaccaaacaacaaagCCGGACCTTCTTTCTGAACAGACCTATGTAGGTTTGCAAATTTATTCATGCCAAACTCCTATTCCAGAGTCTCAAAATATCCAGTTTtcgttttattattttgaaatcttaAAACTTTCAATGTTTTCATCTAATCAGTTTTTCCCACTCAATGGAACTTGTAACTCTTAttcacttgggaaaaaaaaaaaatcctagtctTTATTTTCTCTAACAAACACCATTTccactttctcctccctcctttatTTTGTTAAAACAGAATGCCGTAGATATTAGTAGCTCTCCCATGACAAATAtcacagaaaatagcaaggaagGAGGGTCCCTTTCCTGACTATTTGTAAAGCATGCGAACGAGAAATGATAAGAAAGTTTGTCATTACCACCTTCTGCAAAACAGCAGGTAGTACAGAAGAGGCTTTATGTTCAATGGCACCACTGCCACctaagcaagttatttaaccttttaGAGTCTCtgtttttttcatctataaaacagggaaaTAATAGGCCCAACCTCAAGCAGTGTGAAATTTCAATGTGATAATACAACCAGGGGGCACATAAGTATTCATTAAATATTGCCTATGGCTAGAATAGgcattaaatattcattaaatatttaagtattcATTAAATATTGCCTATGGATAGAAATGGCGCTTAGAGATTGATTTAAAAACAAGCAGTTTTTTATTTTGTCACAATATACTTTGATCAGGGAGTTCATAGAAAGTGTCAAGGTATTTTGTTACAAACAATAGCATGTCTATAAAGCACCCAGCATATAGAGTAGTAAGCAtttaataggtgctcagtaatgtTTATTAGGTCATCATTTCCTGAAATAACATTGTGAAGTatagagctgaaaaaaaaaatctcatagagTTGATGAACCTAGTTTATAAATAAAGCAGTGCCATAATCCAAGAATCTTTAGGGTTACTTTTATCTGTACTCCCTTGAATTATAGACCTAGCGTTTAATCTTGTTTAGAAATGGTTAGTTAATACACACACTTCAAAATGAAGCCagtccatttaaaataaagatagaaCAGTGTTAAGTAATCTACTTTGTATTTTCTGAACATTAAAAATCCATTACATTTTATGCAGTGACTATCAAATCACTAAATGATCAGGTTTATAAGAATGAGTAATGTAAACAAGTGGCCAATAAGCATTGTTCTAAATgcttgagaaaaaataaaaattttttgaacaaAAAGACATTTGTATCAAACTTTCATTTGGAAAGTTCTTAATGGCAGTCTGCTAACCTTCTGCATTGCCATGTTGTAAGATACTATAAATGATGTAAAATTTCAAAACTTGAAAAATTTCCATGCATaattaagtcagttcagttcagttcagtcagcagCTACTCTAGCTGTCAAAATAGTGCTTAATGCTGAAGGTGTGCTAAGTAGACACATATACTTAGAATGTATCATTTTGTGAGCAGTTTTGGAGTTTAGACATTAATTTCCTTGAGGGTAAAGTTATACATTAAAATTTGCTCATCAACAAACTTGGAAatgtaaggtgtgtgtgtgtgtgtattccatatatttatatatgcatttctCCTACAAATATTTGAAGGGTAATTTTATTAaggttatttttcaaaatgttatcaGCATATGTATCTTTCTACAATCCTAGCGTAAACTTGGGTAACACTTTTCTCTGTGTTATGAACAAAAAttgaaagtctttgacaaaaaaaaaagttctcaagaTTTTTGCCCATAATACTTTTATGGTATTTATGGTTGTTATTAAATAGCACACTATTATATGATCTCAGTTTCATTGTAGTTAATAAAGGAGGAAATTGAGAGTTCAGGATCATAGGACTTAGAGCATAATCCTTTGTCAGAATATACCTGTAAAATTACCAACAATTGATCATAGATTCTATTGATTACTGTAATCTAGTTTCTGTTTTCAGCTTAAACTGCAAAGAAAGTTGCCCAATTGCTAGTAATTAGAACCTTATGCACACAtctatcttgtttttaaaaaattagaatattcaAACTTGTTGTACACATTACTGTTATACTGCAATTGATATTTTATAGTGCCATTCAGAAATCCTTATTGTCTATCTTTGAGGATAGAAGAAAaaggatatttatttttactttttttcacctACATTTAATGTTGGGCTTGAACTCTTTAATCTCATTTAACTCTCAATGACAATAATGTTTCTCTGGATCCTAATGGCTGGTTCTTTTCTGTTGGAAATATAAAACTCTCTTGAATGCAactgcatggcaaaaaaaaaaaaaaacctcaacaacaaagaaaacatagAGAAACATGAGGTTGGACTATATCTACCCTTTTATATAGTACTTAGTGAATTACtgcctcattctttttaaagagtTCATAAGCAGTTGTATAGGTGTTGaaattttctttgtattgttaGGCATActttctcaagggaaaaaaaaaagggaatatcTGGTACTCTGATTCAAGTAATCTGAATGGTGGATTTATAAGCTTTGAGTATCTTTATTTTGGAGTAGTGAAATCAACTCAGACAGTaagtttaatataaaattagCTACAAATTGAGATATCAGGAATGGAGAATAGTCTATAAATACTTGAACTTAAGAAAAAGTTCAGAGTTAAATGAGATGTGAAAAGAGTTTAATTTGGAGACATAAATTAATCTGAAATTCTTATGAAACATTCATTTgtacattatatttaaaatatagtattgCCTGAGTATAATTTTCTAGTGCATTATTTGACAGACTGTCCTTGTAGACATACTGTTCTTAAATATAATGAAGTTGCCCTGGATTTTTCTTCAtattaaataaagttattttgtactaaataatttataattttatagagAATCAATTTCAGGCAAATGTTAATAGTCTTTGAAATTCATATTATCTACtatgaaaaatattctttgatCTGGCTAGCTTTtaactatgttttaaaattagtcaTTATGTATTGGTAAAACATGTCATATGAAATACCAAAAAAagctatttgaatttttttcaaggCTACatcaattttaataacattttggaaacataaaatttagaaaaacatttaaaatagcagCTTTCCATTACCTAGAGACAATTAGATCTGCAATGTGATAACTAAATATAATTAAGATCCTTTTGGATGGATGTTGAAATCATATTTACAACTGTCATTTCATTTCGTCAGATTTATTTTACTAGGTTATTGCATAATGAATTAAGGGTAGAATAGCAGCCAGAAAaatgacttcacacacacacaaaaagagaatCTTGTTATTTTCAGGTCTGAAGCTTTTTCTTGCTTATGATACCTAAGTGGAAATTCTAGGTGAAGCACAGCTGTTTGTGGCTGAACATACTTTATTATAAAGCCAGGGTAAACTCATTTTATCATAAGAGAAGGACCAGGTAGCGCTGATGAGTGGATGAAAGATTGTGGATTAAAGACTTGGCACTACTATTTGCATtttcttcaagaaagaaaatgttgagTAGACAACTCCCAGAATTTGAGGAATTGTCTATAACCTCTAGTTGCCAGACGGTTGTCATACCAGTTTTTTTCCTGGTCGTGAGTGTTTGGAAACTAATGCATTTCCCCTTTCTCTGGGGgcagtggtggggggaggggaataaATGCAATGA
This window of the Budorcas taxicolor isolate Tak-1 chromosome 21, Takin1.1, whole genome shotgun sequence genome carries:
- the PAX9 gene encoding LOW QUALITY PROTEIN: paired box protein Pax-9 (The sequence of the model RefSeq protein was modified relative to this genomic sequence to represent the inferred CDS: inserted 2 bases in 1 codon) — translated: MAELSSALGSAESAPCLSVVEVGYALAVVAFTQVQSEIERDSGRTFPDCAVAQRAKPIITQVASGPSSLGACPYGAQTSFYSFLLHSRRLLPGRRGGTGGPGQQHDGPLRPHEEFLSGSAELGPGWCTARSNGSLGGALGIKGERPKDISAEWARRSRFAASRPTSSPASEAFEHSERPCVSPLYLLVSAAGTAVMREEGLTQPRFLKAWGPYGLVKARVLSPRRVPPSCPLTRAEAEWQAVVPNCGCASPRAXCVRFAEPAFGEVNQLGGVFVNGRPLPNAIRLRIVELAQLGIRPCDISRQLRVSHGCVSKILARYNETGSILPGAIGGSKPRVTTPTVVKHIRTYKQRDPGIFAWEIRDRLLADGVCDKYNVPSVSSISRILRNKIGNLAQQGHYDSYKQHQPAPQPALPYNHIYSYPSPITAAAAKVPTPPGVPAIPGSVAMPRTWPSSHSVTDILGIRSITDQGVSDSSPYHSPKVEEWSSLGRSNFPAAAPHAVNGLEKGALEQEAKYAQAPNGLPAVSSFVSAASMAPYPTPAQVSPYMTYSAAPSGYVAGHGWQHASGTPLSPHNCDIPASLAFKGMQAAREGSHSVTASAL